The following proteins are co-located in the Pyrobaculum calidifontis JCM 11548 genome:
- a CDS encoding glutamyl-tRNA reductase — MLVDKLYALSLSHKRLSVDELSEISRNVHKTCYNVQAFVFHTCNRVEVYLYDADAGPAEHIKRSYGPYVEKVAEFRGVEAARHLFRVAAGLESMLIGETDVLGQLEEAYESQVRRGNLRGLLKTVVERAVAVGKRVRTETGISRGPRGLGSLSIVYLSRRLPLREISVCVIGAGAVGRGVVKELIDAGVRRVAVVNRTVEKAADLGVEVRPLTSENVEWCLREFDVVYTAVSSFEPVVVYVPPGSRVKLVVDLGVPRNTAPNLPVEVVTLDHLRELAEEFNRQRAEEVSKAEKIVEEEVARLEEVLRRRWVELEMSALLKKWFAVAEEEGERAGGGPARLAAMSTVKRTLLPLVNYIKEVAVKDLAVAEGLLQVLKSAYA, encoded by the coding sequence ATGCTTGTAGACAAGTTGTACGCCTTATCGCTTTCGCATAAGCGACTCAGTGTGGACGAGCTGTCCGAAATTTCCAGAAATGTGCACAAGACCTGTTACAACGTCCAAGCCTTTGTCTTTCACACGTGTAACAGGGTTGAGGTGTACCTATACGACGCCGACGCTGGCCCAGCGGAACACATTAAGCGGTCTTACGGTCCCTACGTTGAAAAAGTGGCGGAGTTCAGAGGCGTTGAGGCGGCGAGGCATTTGTTTAGAGTGGCCGCCGGCCTTGAGTCCATGCTCATAGGCGAGACAGACGTCTTGGGCCAGCTGGAGGAGGCCTACGAGTCGCAAGTGAGGAGGGGGAATCTCAGAGGTCTTCTCAAGACCGTGGTAGAGAGGGCCGTGGCTGTGGGGAAGCGGGTGAGGACAGAGACGGGGATCTCTAGAGGGCCCAGAGGTCTCGGCTCTCTCTCAATTGTGTATCTAAGCCGCCGTCTTCCACTGCGGGAGATCTCGGTATGCGTCATAGGGGCTGGGGCAGTGGGCCGCGGAGTTGTTAAAGAGCTCATAGACGCAGGGGTGAGGCGGGTGGCTGTGGTTAATCGCACTGTGGAGAAGGCCGCCGACCTGGGCGTAGAGGTGAGGCCTCTCACAAGCGAAAACGTGGAGTGGTGCCTCAGGGAGTTCGACGTAGTCTACACGGCCGTCTCCTCCTTCGAGCCCGTAGTCGTGTACGTGCCCCCCGGCTCTAGGGTTAAGCTAGTGGTAGACTTGGGCGTGCCCCGCAACACTGCGCCGAATCTGCCAGTGGAGGTTGTTACGCTGGACCACTTGAGAGAGTTGGCTGAGGAGTTTAATAGGCAGAGGGCTGAGGAGGTGTCCAAGGCAGAGAAAATTGTGGAAGAGGAAGTGGCGCGTCTCGAGGAAGTCCTTAGGAGGAGGTGGGTGGAGTTGGAGATGTCCGCCTTGCTGAAGAAGTGGTTTGCAGTGGCTGAGGAGGAGGGGGAGAGGGCCGGGGGAGGGCCGGCCAGGCTTGCCGCCATGTCGACTGTCAAGAGGACTCTCCTGCCCCTGGTGAACTACATAAAAGAAGTTGCTGTGAAAGACCTTGCGGTAGCCGAAGGCTTATTGCAAGTTCTCAAGTCTGCTTACGCATGA
- a CDS encoding CBS domain-containing protein has protein sequence MKCGEIASRPPITITPDKTLEEAVELLSKHDVGILVVVDRENPRKPIGVISERDVVRALAWKAPLTVTVREVATTAGLIYVYVDEPLEEAAKKMEKHRIRHVLVLERSGDLYGVISIRDLLKHCKL, from the coding sequence ATGAAGTGTGGAGAAATTGCCTCTAGGCCTCCCATCACCATTACCCCAGACAAGACGCTGGAGGAGGCCGTAGAACTTCTCTCAAAACACGACGTTGGGATACTAGTGGTAGTGGATAGAGAAAACCCAAGGAAGCCCATCGGCGTGATATCGGAGAGAGACGTGGTAAGAGCCCTGGCCTGGAAGGCGCCTCTCACAGTCACCGTGAGAGAGGTCGCCACCACCGCGGGGCTCATATACGTCTATGTAGACGAGCCGCTGGAGGAGGCGGCCAAGAAGATGGAAAAACACCGCATAAGACATGTACTCGTGCTGGAAAGAAGCGGAGATCTATACGGCGTCATATCTATAAGAGACCTGCTTAAACACTGCAAACTCTAG
- a CDS encoding cytochrome c biogenesis protein CcdA — MRQVLLVLVLAALALALQKGLLVFQEVESPYEVNGTFLLYIYQPGCEECKRLEALFSDGEVAALMSKYSLYTLDLSRARISGIDVVVDGQVAYVDHGVVKYYVVRGERTFLIPGTPTVVIGVAEGGRIRLLGFWTGADVPPGVDLKRVFVEFLSPKGVQEGGDAFPYAALLSAFVLGVASAFSPCVLPVLGVAAVTHFARRSLPKVLLGMVLSYAAVGVAVAAVGGAVAYARQVFLAVGGVALLLLGAVLLVERLSVKYAAAVSRLQTFAFKRLGSAGDFLFGFSLGAVWTPCILPYAGFATVVALASLAGNYLALFAALLLYGLGLAAAVYAVVRGVAKYIKGGRWVEVAIGVLSVAAGVYFLGLCL; from the coding sequence ATGAGGCAGGTACTGCTCGTCTTAGTTCTCGCCGCTTTGGCCTTAGCTCTGCAGAAGGGCCTTCTCGTGTTTCAAGAGGTGGAGTCGCCTTACGAGGTCAACGGCACCTTCCTGCTGTACATATACCAGCCTGGGTGTGAGGAGTGTAAGAGGCTTGAGGCGCTTTTCTCAGATGGGGAAGTCGCCGCCTTAATGTCGAAGTACAGCCTCTACACCCTTGATTTATCTAGGGCGCGTATAAGCGGCATTGACGTAGTGGTGGATGGGCAGGTGGCGTATGTGGATCACGGGGTTGTGAAATACTACGTGGTTAGGGGTGAGAGGACTTTTTTAATCCCGGGCACGCCCACGGTGGTAATAGGGGTGGCGGAGGGCGGGAGGATTAGGCTACTGGGCTTTTGGACGGGGGCGGACGTGCCTCCTGGGGTTGACCTAAAGCGTGTGTTTGTGGAATTTCTCTCTCCCAAGGGCGTGCAAGAGGGCGGCGACGCCTTCCCGTATGCCGCTTTGCTGTCTGCGTTTGTGCTAGGCGTCGCCAGCGCGTTTTCTCCCTGCGTTCTCCCAGTGCTAGGCGTCGCCGCCGTGACACATTTTGCGCGGCGGAGTTTGCCCAAGGTGCTTCTGGGGATGGTCTTGTCCTACGCCGCCGTTGGCGTGGCTGTGGCGGCGGTGGGAGGCGCAGTTGCGTATGCTAGGCAGGTCTTTCTCGCGGTGGGCGGGGTGGCTCTGCTACTGCTGGGGGCTGTCCTCCTCGTGGAGAGGCTGAGCGTCAAATACGCCGCCGCTGTCTCTAGGTTGCAGACTTTCGCCTTTAAGCGGCTTGGCTCTGCCGGCGACTTCCTCTTCGGCTTTTCTCTAGGCGCTGTGTGGACTCCCTGTATTCTCCCCTACGCCGGGTTTGCCACAGTGGTGGCGCTGGCGTCGCTTGCCGGGAACTACCTCGCCCTCTTTGCCGCGCTTCTGCTCTACGGCCTAGGCCTCGCCGCAGCCGTATACGCCGTGGTGCGGGGAGTGGCGAAGTACATAAAAGGCGGGAGGTGGGTCGAGGTGGCAATCGGCGTCCTCTCAGTGGCGGCGGGGGTCTACTTCTTGGGGCTATGCTTGTAG